One window of the Solanum stenotomum isolate F172 chromosome 11, ASM1918654v1, whole genome shotgun sequence genome contains the following:
- the LOC125844586 gene encoding endoglucanase 3-like: MYRMKVCACLILFFSLGTAQLDYRDALEKSILFFEGQRSGKLPPNQRLSWRGNSGLQDGSLAKVDLSGGYYDAGDNVKFNFPMAYTTTMLSWNTLEYGKRMGSQLQNARAAIRWATDYFLKCANAAPNKLFVGVGDPNADHKCWERPEDMDTVRSVYYVSPSNPGSDVAGEMAAALAAASLVFRSVDPVYSKKLLGNAVKVFRFAVQYRGSYSDSLGSAACPFYCSYSGYKDELYWGAAWLLRATNDISYLNLINTLGANDVPDLFSWDNKYAGAHVLMSRRSVVGNDNRFDSFKQHAEDFVCKVLPNSPYTSTQYTKGGLLYKLPEENLQYVTSITSLLTTYAKYMATKKHTFNCGSLLVTEKTVRSVAKRQVDYILGNNPMKMSYMVGYGRNYPRRIHHRGSSLPSLAMHPQSFGCEAGFQPFYYTANPNPNILVGAIIGGPNQNDFFPDERTDYSHSEPATYINAAIVGPLAYFDSSKR; the protein is encoded by the exons ATGTATAGAATGAAAGTTTGTGCTTGCCtcattctcttcttctctttggGTACTGCCCAATTAGACTATAGAGATGCTCTTGAAAAGTccattttgttctttgaaggACAAAGATCTGGCAAACTCCCCCCCAACCAACGACTCTCTTGGAGGGGTAATTCTGGACTTCAAGATGGTTCACTAGCTAAA GTGGACTTAAGTGGAGGGTATTATGATGCTGGTGATAATGTCAAGTTCAATTTCCCAATGGCATATACTACCACAATGCTCTCTTGGAACACACTTGAGTATGGGAAGAGAATGGGCTCCCAATTACAGAATGCACGGGCTGCCATCCGTTGGGCCACTGATTACTTTCTAAAATGTGCAAATGCTGCTCCAAACAAGTTATTCGTTGGTGTTGGTGATCCAAATGCTGATCATAAGTGCTGGGAAAGGCCTGAAGATATGGACACTGTCCGTAGCGTCTATTATGTGTCTCCCAGCAATCCTGGTTCTGATGTTGCTGGAGAAATGGCTGCTGCTTTAGCTGCTGCCTCATTAGTTTTCCGGTCTGTTGATCCAGTTTACTCGAAAAAGTTATTGGGGAATGCAGTTAAAGTGTTTAGGTTTGCAGTTCAATACAGAGGGTCTTATAGTGATTCACTAGGCTCTGCAGCTTGCCCATTTTATTGCTCATACTCTGGTTATAAGGATGAGCTATATTGGGGAGCAGCATGGCTATTGAGAGCAACAAATGACATTTCTTACTTAAACTTGATAAATACATTGGGAGCCAATGATGTACCAGATTTATTCAGCTGGGACAACAAGTATGCTGGTGCTCATGTTCTTATGTCAAGG AGAAGCGTGGTTGGAAATGACAATAGATTTGATTCATTCAAACAACATGCGGAAGATTTTGTATGTAAAGTACTACCCAACTCACCTTATACAAGTACCCAATATACAAAAG GGGGCTTACTTTACAAGCTACCTGAAGAAAACCTTCAATATGTGACATCCATTACTTCTCTGCTCACCACTTATGCTAAATACATGGCAACTAAAAAGCATACTTTCAACTGTGGAAGTCTCCTCGTTACAGAAAAGACAGTTAGAAGCGTTGCAAAAAGACAG GTGGACTATATATTGGGAAATAATCCAATGAAAATGTCTTACATGGTTGGGTATGGGAGAAACTACCCGCGAAGAATTCACCATAGAGGATCATCTTTACCTTCTTTGGCAATGCATCCACAATCATTTGGTTGTGAAGCTGGATTTCAACCATTCTACTATACAGCAAATCCTAACCCTAACATATTAGTTGGAGCCATTATCGGAGGTCCAAATCAAAATGATTTCTTCCCAGATGAACGTACTGATTATAGTCATTCAGAGCCTGCTACGTACATTAATGCTGCTATTGTTGGACCTTTAGCATACTTTGATAGTTCCAAACGTTAA